The window accagtccatgcccatgatagcatcaaaatccaacatctctagctcaactaggtcggatGAGGTCTGACGACCACAAATTGACACTGTagaacctcggtaaacccgtctagcaataatcgattctccgaccgggatagataccgcaaaaggatcacttagtatttcaggcactataccaaatttTCCcgtgacaaatggggtaatacacaataaagtagatcctggTTCTATCAAGGTATAAGCATTcagagagcaaatggtcaacataCTTGTCACAACGTCTGGGGAAGACTCCTGGTCTTGTCGACCCGCTAACGCATAGCTACGATTCTGGTTACCACATGAACTGGAAGCTCTACCTCTTCTttgacctctaccagccgaagactgagactcgcaccctgaaggatgcacggacatataTGATCCTATTACTGAATTCGCTGGTTGCGCCacacccccagaatctctatttgggcaatctcgcatcatatgcccggacgtccacatgtataacaagcatcggaaCTGGCTcgacattggcccaagtgtcctctaccgtAGATGGCACACCGTAGCGGAAATGGCCATGTCTGCCCCGAACCTCATTGTCACTGCAAACTTGATGCCTGGGAGCTCTCACCTGGTACTAACTGATTataacggtcatacctgtaaccctgtgaCTGAGGTGGCGGAGGTCTAGGTGGCCATTCTAAGTACttgggcctataactaccctaagACTGCTCCTAAGATCTggaaaatctcatcctcttacgttgccctaactcagtcctctctgtaccctgctgcgatgcctacccctttctacaTTCTGGGCAAATGCCTAAATCCGGGAGATATTCATACTATACTgtaatgcagcggtggcacatgcctcagtCAACTCTcgggccaaccctgctataaagCTATAGATCATGTCCcgaatagtagcaactatggatggtgcatatatGGCCAATGAGTCataacggagactatactctcgaacactcatattgccctgcttgagggctagaaactgatcgacttgGGCCTGTCGGATCtctcgcggtaagtactggtcaggGAAGGCATCTAAAAAAATTCTCCTACATAGagggaggtgcatcacgtcccctagaACTTTcctatccctcgtaccaaaggttggctatatctcggagtcaaaaagctgctagctcaactgcctctttctccgtggcatgcataacccgaaagatcttgtgaagctgatctatgaaatccttcGGGTCCTCTTtttgatctgtccccgtgaactctgggggactcaaagaaataaactctcggacccttgaactcctagATCCCTCAGAAGGTCTTGCACTAgcggatgccctagcctgttgctgggtagctaccaactgtgccaacaaatgcaccgcactcctcaagtcctgatctgatggaagcagAGGGGGAACTAGATGTACggtctccctaggaatctcctcaggtggcggaggagccggtaatggctgggtAGGGGTCTCTCCCTAGGCCTCCGATTGTGCCctatctactgggggtaccctgctatTCCCCTCACCTAGTGTTGtttctctcctctggctagccgtagtcttcctagttactgtcatttgtgcatgcaaatgccaacacgtaagtttaactcaaatttcgaATAACTCTGTGCtacagcacgatttagatttgaaagaagggtaaccaactcctaaatgccctgtagtcctCTGCTTATATAATGTTGTGCACTacacacctataaacaagaccctactagacactgcttgtagactccctaggacagaactgctctgataccacttttgtcatgcccTGAGCCTGGAGActagaccggcacccggtgcctcacctatccttgcgtaccacttgcgactaagagactctgaacatgtaatgtcatactttggccatgggccacattataAGATAATGtgtgaaacaaaatataaaactgaatagagactaacgctgactaaatgtcaacataaagctgggccggcaaggccgtcataattactacaactggaaagccaacaaaatatacatacaaggcctacaagcccacaTATTGCACTAGCTGATAGGATATGTCTaaaagcctctactgatggatgtactgtgatcggaacagggccccgacctacccataacctatctacatatatacacaagatgtacacaaaacttctaggcccggcaactccgaaggacggggagcttaccgataaagctgaactcgggcaacacctactgaggaggtctgcccatctgtctgtctgaacctgtacgcatgaaatgcagcgccccccaaaaaaggacgtcagtacgaaataatataccgagtatataaggtAATATACTGAacgctgaaactgaattgataatataataaccgaacgcaactgggagtcaaagaaaatctgaagatatgctcacctgctgttACTGACtttaactctctcaatatagtaagtaaaatagctgtccgaccttataaggctcggtatatatatttatctactctgccgtagtaggctggctcataggcgcttggccatacTAGGCCATGTATCTCAACCAAccgggctcgctcataggtgctcagccacagtaggctcggtatataacttaccatctgatcacaggttgcccaataggggcctgcccatcgattatagctcgatggtaatgaaaatactataatactgtatatatagattctctgctctcttgactagaagaagataatACTACACACATTCGTATATAATCTTTGCATACTTCTTCATTTTTCTAAGAGGCATAAAGGCATTTTACAAAGATAAAATAAGTATTAATATATCGCACTTCCTTTGTTAATAATTCATGTTTTAAATTGCCAAAACTGTCTAGAACCATATCCTACATTTAAAACATACTTAGCTTTCATTTGTGATGGTTCATAAATGCTAATTATATACTTAAATACCTGCAAACTATAAAAGTAAATCTCCTTCATTTTCTTAATTACCTCTTCTTGATAACTAGAGAATAAGATATTTACAGCACACAATTATATTTCCAAAAAACTATTGGAAGGATGGAAAGATTTGAAAAGATAAattcttaactgctaagagtagaaccacttatgaaatagcattacgtttacgtatagTTACATGGATCATGACAAAATGatggaaggcttagccttaacatacctggagtaga is drawn from Nicotiana tomentosiformis chromosome 12, ASM39032v3, whole genome shotgun sequence and contains these coding sequences:
- the LOC138902842 gene encoding uncharacterized protein; protein product: MRDCPNRDSGGVAQPANSVIGSYMSVHPSGCESQSSAGRGQRRGRASSSCGNQNRSYALAGRQDQESSPDVVTSMLTICSLNAYTLIEPGSTLLCITPFVTGKFGIVPEILSDPFAVSIPVGESIIARRVYRGSTVSICGRQTSSDLVELEMLDFDAIMGMDWLAACYATVDYRAKIARFNFSGELVLEWVGNTVTPRDAEIPTLQSIPVVKEYVDVFPYELPVIKKR